Proteins co-encoded in one Thamnophis elegans isolate rThaEle1 chromosome 1, rThaEle1.pri, whole genome shotgun sequence genomic window:
- the LOC116503790 gene encoding dnaJ homolog subfamily B member 6-like has translation MVDYYQALNVPQTASSNDIKKAYRRNALKWHPDKNPGKKEYAERKFKEIAEAYEVLSDDYKRDLYDLYGVEGLLNLSTGTGACPSSTGTPDLFTFRDADEVFREFFEGQDPFTDILEDFSSYTDGPGGISTWTMPGSATFSYCSYNAPGQTDFYTTFGPGAEFGIGFRSISTSTKYVNGKRITTKRILEHGQEKLEIDENGLLKVEDAQDPSSNLTATIEPIQQEQPEILSSAADMWALPRSQSADFSYAYPSNEDKQLHRAMASSLSEMENVGQYLALAQGSKKRRSTTRRPHTRTLGPGEEVASAPLAIRAKSPGAGDNIEKQRKHKPPEAPKVEVVVDVPKSPAVKDCAAPNDVQYVFPEIIPSRRERESIMCAIL, from the exons ATGGTGGATTACTACCAAGCACTCAATGTCCCACAAACTGCTTCTTCAAATGATATTAAAAAAGC GTACAGGAGAAATGCACTGAAATGGCACCCGGATAAGAACCCAGGGAAGAAGGAATATGCTGAAAGAAAATTCAAAGAGATAGCAGAAGCATATGAGGTGCTGTCAGATG ATTATAAGCGTGACCTTTATGACCTCTATGGAGTTGAGGGTCTTCTAAATCTAAGTACAG GAACGGGAGCATGCCCCAGCTCAACAGGGACCCCTGATCTGTTCACATTTCGAGATGCGGATGAGGTCTTCAGAGAATTTTTTGAAGGACAAGATCCCTTCACTGACATCCTAG aagaCTTTTCATCCTATACTGATGGACCTGGAGGAATATCTACCTGGACCATGCCAGGAAGTGCTACTTTCTCCTATTGCTCCTATAATGCTCCAGGCCAGACAG ATTTCTATACTACTTTTGGCCCTGGTGCTGAATTCGGAATAGGATTTCGCTCCATCTCCACTTCTACAAAGTATGTCAATGGCAAACGGATAACCACCAAAAG GATTCTTGAACATGGACAGGAGAAATTAGAAATTGATGAGAATGGTTTGCTCAAAGTGGAAGACGCCCAAG atcCCAGCAGCAACCTGACAGCCACCATTGAACCTATCCAGCAGGAGCAACCTGAGATCTTGAGCTCTGCAGCAGACATGTGGGCTTTACCACGATCGCAGAGTGCTGACTTCTCTTATGCCTACCCTAGCAACGAAGACAAACAATTGCATCGGGCCATGGCCTCTAGTCTGTCTGAAATGGAGAATGTGGGGCAGTACTTAGCACTTGCCCAGGGCTCAAAGAAGAGACGGAGTACCACTCGGCGACCACACACAAGAACTCTGGGACCCGGTGAAGAAGTGGCATCTGCTCCATTGGCCATCAGAGCCAAGAGTCCAGGTGCAGGAGACAACATTGAGAAACAGAGGAAGCACAAGCCACCTGAAGCGCCAAAAGTAGAAGTCGTTGTTGATGTACCAAAGAGCCCAGCAGTGAAAGACTGTGCTGCCCCTAATGACGTGCAGTATGTCTTTCCTGAAATTATTCCTTCCCGCAGAGAGAGGGAATCAATCATGTGCGCCATTCTCTGA